The Triticum urartu cultivar G1812 chromosome 5, Tu2.1, whole genome shotgun sequence genome contains the following window.
GATCTGTTAGGAGTTAGGTCTGCCCTGATAATTCACTGATCTATGCTTGTTAATTGAAGTTTTGGGTTTGTCCAAAGTTAAATTTGTTTAAGTTTGACCACATCCACAGAAAAATATAGTAGTATTAAAATTTCGAACACCAAATTAGTCTCATAAGATTCCTTATGAAAAATATTTTCGTACTATGTGTATTTGGTTGTATTATATAAGTTTGACTTATGAAAAATCTAAAACTTCAGTtattttagaacggagggagtTGTAGCTAAGAAACTTGTATTGTTCGATAGTATGGGATGTTCTTATTGATTTACTCTCTCATTCTGTTGTTTTTTAGAAAAGAATTGATCAAAGTGTGATCTTGTTTTGTATACCTGTTGTTTTTTTCCGATAAAGTGTATACGTGTTGCTATAAATACAAAATTTATCTTCTGCTTTCACCTTGATAATGGCAGTATTTGTGTATTGTCCAGTTGAATGTCCACTGTTCTGATTAAAAGACCCTACTCTCAGTTTCCTTGTGAAGTATTTTACTGCAGGGCGAACCATTTTGTCCGGCCTGCAAATGGAGTCAAAGTTCTTCCGGTTTCTAAAACTCGTTGGAGTTGGCTTCAAAGCAAGGACAGAGGGCGAAGGCCGTGAGCTGTTCCTGAAGCTGGGCTACAGCCATGAGGTGCAGTTCACCGCCCCACCCGCTGTCCGCGTCTTCTGCTTCAAGCCCAACATCGTGTGCTGCACCGGCTTAGACAAGAACAGAGTGCACCACTTCGCCGGCGCCGTCCGGAACTGCAAGCCGCCGGAGGTGTACAAGGGCAAGGGCATACTGTACATCAATGAAGTGATGCATAGGCGTGGGATGAAGCGCAAGTGATGGAGACCTTTCAAAAAAGAAGAAGCGCAAGTGATGGATGGAACACGTTAACCCCCCTTTTTCCCTTTCTCTGGGGTTCTGATTTTGTTGTGTTGAAATTCCTATCATGTTGCTTCTGTAGCGGCACCTGTTATGGTTTGCTTGTACCGAGGAAATTCATATATAATTTGTCCCCTGGCACCACATTGGAAGGCTCAACATTTCAATCCACATAAGGGAAGCGCCAGATTCAGTTTTTTCAACTTTAACTATGCTACTTCTTTGCTTCTGGGTTGATATCAGTTCAGAGTAACTTGAGACGTGGGTTATCTCGAGGTTTATTTTTGGGGCATTGCAGAATG
Protein-coding sequences here:
- the LOC125555881 gene encoding 60S ribosomal protein L6, mitochondrial-like, translated to MESKFFRFLKLVGVGFKARTEGEGRELFLKLGYSHEVQFTAPPAVRVFCFKPNIVCCTGLDKNRVHHFAGAVRNCKPPEVYKGKGILYINEVMHRRGMKRK